The sequence below is a genomic window from Ensifer adhaerens.
GCAGACGCCGCGAAAACGCCCGCTGCGCCTCGACCAGCGCGCGCCTGACGGACGGCATCACCGCAATCTTCGACGCCGCCTCGCCGATCGCATGCGCCGAAAGCACCGACCGATCCAGCCCCGAAAGATCGACCTTCAACGCCATCTCGGCAGCCTGGGCCTCGTCATCCAGCGGCAACCCGGCATCCATGAGCGCCTTGGCGCAGGCCCGATAGGTCAGCCCCGTATCGAGATGATGGAAGCCATAGGTTTCCGCAATCCGCCGCGAAAGCGTCCCCTTGCCGGCCGCGGCAGGTCCGTCGATGGCGATGACTGGCATGGGGCGAGGTCTCCGGTTTGTGTTGCGGAGGGATTTAGTGGGGTGGGGTGGGGATGGCAAGGGAGGGAGGCCAATGGGAGTACTGGTTTAATCCTACTCCTCTCCCATATCTGCCTGATTGCATTTGTGGCCGAATATGCAAATCTTGGCAGCATGATTGTAGATATATCGAATCGCGATATTCTCGATCTTCTGTTTACTATCGCAGGTGAGCAATGACCAATATCGACCCACGCCTAGTCCTTAGAGCTCTTCCAGAAGTGGGCACATGGCAATTCGAAAAATTCGGCCAGATATTCTACGGGTCATTGCAAGACCGCGAATTCGTGCCGCTGGGCGGGATGCATGATGGCGGAGCGGAAGGTTTCGATTCGGACAATAATGAACTAGAGCCTGAAACATTCTTTGATGAAGGTGGCACAAATTTCCTTCAAATTTCAAAAGAGGCAACAGTTAGATCGAAGATAAGGAGAACGGTTAAGCGCTTACGAGAATACGGAAGGGATCCTCGAGTATTAACCTATCTGTCATCTCAAGTTATCCCCGACATAGACAAAGAAGAAAGACTACTAAGTGACGAACTTGGCTGCAGAATACGCATTCGCGATGGAAACTTTATTGAGGTCAATATTAACGCCACGCCCGCAATACAAGCAGCGTTTCACGCATATCTAGAACCCGCGATCGAATTTCTCTACAAACCCGGCGCTGCAGATGTCGGAGAAAGGACCGAGGAATATGTCGATCGAACTCTCGCGGTATTCCTTCGGCAGGAAGTCGATAACCGACGAGACAAGAGCGGCCTGCTTGAATCTATTGCAGACAGTCTAGTTCTCTGGGCCCTTGGTGAAACGGACCCTGACAAAGGTATATTTATGACGCGAGAGCAAATGCTTGAGCGCATTGAGCAGACGCTTCCAGCGGCAAAGCAGTTTATTCACGGCGTGTTGGACGACAGGCTCGAAATGATGGTGCAGAAGGATGCGCCTGGCGGACGCCAAATAAGATTCTATCGCAACGAAAAGAAGTATTGTCTTCCTTACGAAACCCGCCAGCTAGTTGCAGCGGAAAACGCTGATGATGACATGCTAAAAAGCCAAGTCACGAATGTCTTCTTGGCACGTCTGGAGGCGCTCTCTGAGGAAGACACTGCATCCATACAAAACGAAGTTGTATCGGTTTGTCATTCCAGTCTCGAAGGCGTCTTTGAGCGTCAAGGACTGCAGATGGCGCAGTTTGTCACGGATGGCGACGGTGACGACGAGTTGTACACCGATGTATCGAAAATCCTATCTAGCATAGTCGATCGCATAGTCGCCACTTCTGAAGATAAGGGCAGAATCAGGCGATATTGCTTGATGATATTAAGGGATACTTTCTACAAATCGACACCTGTTGAACATGAATATCTTCTTAAATTAAGCAGAACATATATTTTGTTGCTAACTTTGAAAAACGAGCCTCGAATCGTAGAGTATTTCAGGACGCTAGCAAAGTCTTTCAGACTTTATATAGGGACTGATTTTATAATTCGCGCGATTTCAGAGCAATACTTGGCACCTGAGGACAGAGCAACGGTCAATTTATTAGATATCCTCAGAGAGGCTGGATCGGAGCTTATACTTACTGAAAAGGCGGTAGAAGAGGTTGAAACGCATCTTCGTGCGCAAATTCTTGAATTCGAAAATCATTACGCTATGCTGGAGCATAGGATACCTCTAGAGCTTGTAGGATATATAGATCGCCTCCTCATACGCGCATATCTATATTCCAAGTTGGCCCCCGCTGAAGGTATTCCTTCGCCGGCAGGTTGGCGGTCCTATATCGGACAGTTTGCAAATTATGGCGAAATAAAATCTCTGACTGCGAAATCTCAAATAGCTGGATATTTCATTAGGCGCTTTAAGATGTCCTATGAGACAAACGACGAGATGCTTGTTGGCATTGATAAGGAAGAATTAGAACAAATATCCGACAGAATATACAAAATAAAACAGGAGAGCGGACACGCGAAGGCTGAAGGAAAGCTGCTGGCGTATAATGACGCTCTACATATTCTTCGTGTTTTTCAGAAGCGAATCGAATTCAAAGAGGGCAATCCTGGTAATCATTGGGGATTTCAAACCTGGTGGTTGACCCAAGACGGCAAGGTTCGTCGCGCAGGTGCTCCAGCTTCGGCAGCCAGAAGTGGGGCACATTTTATGATGCGTCCCGAATTCTTGCTCAGTAACATCAGCTTCGCTCCAGAACTAAAGCAAGTGCGTGACAGTTATGAGAAAATATTCCCAACAGTGTTGGGCGTTCGGCTCTCCGCAAGATTGTCGCAAGGAGTGTTCGAGAACGTCATGAGGGAGGCGAAAGAGGTTTCGACCTACGATGACGCACGCGCGGGAACGATGATCACTGAGTTGACTAACAAACTTAAAGGTGATGCGCTACGCATCTATGAAATTGGCTGGCATGAGCGAGTATAAAGCAATTTCTTTGTTTGTTGAACCCAGGATCCGATACTCTCTTGCATGTCCGACATTAGGTGGCGGATGAACAAGCAGCAGTCGACAGGGACCTTTTTATCCATACGTCTCCTTCGAGATCGAGCGGCAATAAACAATCATAGCTTTTGAGGTTGGCTGCACCCCCAAAATCCCTGATGACACTCCCGGCCCAATCGGCTAACCCTCTTGGCATGAAGAACCGCGTTACCGATCCCGCCGAAAACCTCGCCGCCCTCATTCACTGCCCGTCCGTCACGCCTGCCGAAGGCGGGGCCTTGACGGCTTTGGCCTCCATGCTGGAGCCCTTAGGGTTCAAGGTGACGCGGGCTGTCGAGACGGATGTGGGGACGCCGGATATCGAGAACCTTTATGCGCGGCTGGGGGCGGATGGGCCGCATCTGATGTTTGCGGGGCATACCGATGTCGTGCCGGTGGGCGACGAGAAGGCTTGGACGCATCCGCCTTTTGCCGCCGAAATTGCCGATGGCATGATGTATGGCCGCGGCGCGGTCGACATGAAGGGGGGCGTTGCCTGTTTCGTCGCGGCCCTTGCCCGCGTGATCGAGAAGGACGGCGCGCTGAAAGGGTCCGTTTCGTTTCTCATCACCGGCGACGAGGAGGGGCCGGCGGTCAATGGCACGGTCAAGCTTCTGGAGCGCATGGCCTCTGCCGGCGAGCGCTGGGATGCCTGCCTTGTCGGCGAGCCGACCAATCCGGATGTTCTGGGCGACATGATCAAGATCGGCCGGCGCGGCTCCGTGTCGGGCTATCTCACCGTACATGGCGTGCAGGGCCATGCGGCCTATCAGCATCTCGCCGACAATCCCGTGCGCGGCATTCTGCAGCTCACCCAAGCGCTGATGGACCCGCCGTTTGACGCCGGCACCGACGCCTTCCCGCCGACCAATCTGGAAGTGACCAGCATTGATGTCGGGAACTCCGCGACGAATGTCATTCCGGCGCGCGCCAGCGCCATCTTCAACATCCGCTTCAACGACACCTGGACCGCCGACAGCGTGAAGGCGGAAATCCTCCGCCGGCTCGACAAGGCGGCAGCTCAAGGCGCGCTTCGCGAAGGCCGCGCACCCGTGCGCTTCGACATCACCTGGTCGGAACGGCCGAGCCATGTCTTCCTCACCCGCAACGAGCCGCTGATCGCCTCGCTCTCGGCAGCGGTGGAGACGGTCACGGGCCGCAAGCCCGCGCTTTCGACGACGGGCGGCACCTCGGATGCCCGCTTCATCAAGGATTACTGCCCGGTGGTGGAATTCGGCCTTGTCGGCCAGACCATGCATATGGTCGATGAACGCGTGGCGCTTTCCGATCTCGAAACGCTGACCGAGATTTACGAAACCTTCATCCGCCAGTGGTTTGCCGCGCATGCCGCCGCTTGAGGAAGTCCTGCATTATCTGAAAGGCATCCGGCTGCTCGTCAGCCTGAAGCCGCAGGGCTTTCAGTGGCTTGACCTTTCCGAGCGCGGGGTTCGCCGCTCCTTCTGGGCGATCCTCTGGTGCTTTCCGCTGATGCTCCCCAACTGGATCTGGTGGCACGGCATTTTCGTGGATTACACCGTGCCCGGCATGGTCCCGGGCAGCCTCTTCTATCTGCGCATGGCGCTGATCGAACTGAGCCTCTGGTTCCTGCCCTATCTCACGGTCGGGCTTGCCATGTGGCTGCGCGGCACGAGCCGGCTCTTCGACCCCATGGTCGTGACGATGAACTGGCTCAACGTCCCGATCTATCTCGTCACCGGCGGCGTCGCGATCCTCGAACTCATCCTGCCGCTGCCGCTCGCCTTCTGGTACTACGTGCTCCAGATGCAGCTCATCGCCATCGTCGCCGCGCAGTTCGCGGTGTTCTACATGCTGGCGAAACGGAATTGGAGCGAGGCGGCGGTGCTGACGGCCGCGTCAGTCATCCCGTCGATGCTGGCCTCGGTGTGGCTGAATGATTTTCTCGGGGTTTCGCTGTAGGGCCGCTGCCCTCTCATCCGTCATCCTCGGGCCTGTCCCGAGGATCTACGAACGAAGCCAAACAATTGACGGTGCAGCAGAAATTCTTCCGTAGCAGATCCTCGGGACAAGCCCGAGGATGACGCCGAGGGTGGTATTGTCACCGCAAATCCGGCGTCCGCAAATCCAGCCCGTCCCGATAATCCACCTTGAGAAAATAAAGCCCCCAGGGCGGCGCGACCGGCCCGCAGCGCGTGCGGTCCCGTGCCTCCAGGGCCGCGGTCACATCGTCGGGCGTCCACTTGCCCTCGCCGGCCAGCTTCAGCGTGCCGGCGAATGAGCGGATCTGGTTGTGCAGGAAGCTCTGCGCCGAGGCGCGGATTTCGATCACCTCGCCGTGACGCTGCACGTCGAGGTATTCCAACGTCCGTTCCGGGTTCTTCGCCTGGCAATGGGCGGAGCGGAAGGTGGTGAAGTCGTGATGGCCGACAAGGCGCTGCGCGGCGGCATGCATGGCCTCGTGGTCGAGATGCTTCTTCACCCACCACGCCCGGTTCGCCTCGACGGCCAGCGGCGCCGGGCGGTTGATGATGCGATAGAGATAATGCCGCTTGGTGGCGGAAAAGCGCGAGTCGTATTGCTCTGCCACCTCCGCCGCCTCGAGGATCGAAACGCGCTCTTCGGCCAATTGCAGATGCGCGTTCAGTGCATTGCGCAGGACGTAAGGTTTCCAGGGCTTGGAAAGATCGCAATGCGACACCTGACCCAGCCCGTGCACGCCGGAATCCGTGCGCCCCGCGCCGCCCAGCGTCACCGTTTCGCCCGTCGCGTCGAGAATGGCCTTCTCTATAACCCCCTGAACCGACTTGCCATTGTCCTGCCGCTGCCAGCCGACATAGGGCGTGCCGTCATATTCGACCGTGAGGAAATAGCGGGGCATCAGACGAGCCTCGAGCCCAGCGGCAAGGGCGTCCCGCGCAGGAACTCCTTCGCCTCCAGCGGCTTCCCGCCCGCCTTCTGCAGCCGCACGAGCCGCACGGCACCAGAGCCACAGGCAATCGTCGCATCCTCGCCGATCACCGTGCCGGCCGCACCTTCGCCCTTGGCAAGGGCGGAGGCGATCACCTTAATCCGCTCCACCTTGCCGCCGATATCCGCTTCGAACCACGCGCCCGGAAAGGGCGAGAGGCCGCGAATGTGGTTATGCACATCGCGCGCGGGTTTCGAGAAATCGATATGCGTCTCTTCCTTGGAAATCTTCGCGGCGTAGAGAACACCGTCTTCCGGCTGCGGCGTCAGCGGCAGATTGCCCGCTTCGAGCTTCCCCATCGCCTCGACCATCAGCGTCGCGCCGGCTTCAGAGAGCGCATCATGCAGCTCGCCCGCCGTCATCGTCTCGCCGATCGCCACGCGCGCGGTCAGCGCCACCGGCCCGGTATCGAGCCCGACATCCATCTTCATCACCATCATGCCGGTCTCGGCGTCACCCGCCATGATGGCCCGCTGGATCGGTGCCGCACCCCGCCAGCGCGGCAGCAGCGAGGCATGGCCGTTATAACACCCAAGCCGCGTCCCATCGAGGATCGCCTTCGGCAGCAGCAGCCCGTAGGCCACGACCACCGCCACATCGGCATTGAGCGCGGCAAACGCCTCGCGATCCTCTTCGGCCTTGAAATTAACCGGCGTGCGCACCTTGATGCCCAGCGCCTCCGCCGCCTCATGCACGGGCGACGCCTTCAGCTCCAGCCCGCGCCGCCCCGCAGGCCGCGGCGGCTGCGAATAGACCGCCACGATCTCATGCCCCGCAGCATGAAGCGCGCGCAGCACCGGAACGGAAAAATCGGGCGTGCCCATGAAAATGATGCGAAGCGGCATGGCGGAAATCCAAGTTTCGTATTCAGCGCTCTTCAAAGGGATTTACGAGCGGCAAATCAAGCCCTTCGAAATCTTTTGTGTTCCGCGTCGCCAGCGTTCCGCCGTGAACGGCGCAGATCGCGCCGATCATCGCGTCCTGAACATGGAGCGGTCGGCCCGCCTTTTCGCGCTGCGCACGGAACCGGCCAGCAAGCAGGGATGCCTCCAGATCCAGATCGTAAATGCGGCCCACAAACGACGTCCCGATCAGCGTTTTTAGGCCTGCAAGAAAGCG
It includes:
- a CDS encoding succinyldiaminopimelate desuccinylase, whose amino-acid sequence is MTLPAQSANPLGMKNRVTDPAENLAALIHCPSVTPAEGGALTALASMLEPLGFKVTRAVETDVGTPDIENLYARLGADGPHLMFAGHTDVVPVGDEKAWTHPPFAAEIADGMMYGRGAVDMKGGVACFVAALARVIEKDGALKGSVSFLITGDEEGPAVNGTVKLLERMASAGERWDACLVGEPTNPDVLGDMIKIGRRGSVSGYLTVHGVQGHAAYQHLADNPVRGILQLTQALMDPPFDAGTDAFPPTNLEVTSIDVGNSATNVIPARASAIFNIRFNDTWTADSVKAEILRRLDKAAAQGALREGRAPVRFDITWSERPSHVFLTRNEPLIASLSAAVETVTGRKPALSTTGGTSDARFIKDYCPVVEFGLVGQTMHMVDERVALSDLETLTEIYETFIRQWFAAHAAA
- a CDS encoding methionyl-tRNA formyltransferase, encoding MPLRIIFMGTPDFSVPVLRALHAAGHEIVAVYSQPPRPAGRRGLELKASPVHEAAEALGIKVRTPVNFKAEEDREAFAALNADVAVVVAYGLLLPKAILDGTRLGCYNGHASLLPRWRGAAPIQRAIMAGDAETGMMVMKMDVGLDTGPVALTARVAIGETMTAGELHDALSEAGATLMVEAMGKLEAGNLPLTPQPEDGVLYAAKISKEETHIDFSKPARDVHNHIRGLSPFPGAWFEADIGGKVERIKVIASALAKGEGAAGTVIGEDATIACGSGAVRLVRLQKAGGKPLEAKEFLRGTPLPLGSRLV
- a CDS encoding cytidylate kinase, yielding MPVIAIDGPAAAGKGTLSRRIAETYGFHHLDTGLTYRACAKALMDAGLPLDDEAQAAEMALKVDLSGLDRSVLSAHAIGEAASKIAVMPSVRRALVEAQRAFSRRLPGTVLDGRDIGTVVCPDASVKLYVTASAEVRAKRRFDEIVSGGGTAVFEDVLADVIKRDERDMNRADSPLKPADDAHLIDTTEMGIEAAFQAAKRLIDAAL
- a CDS encoding tRNA pseudouridine38-40 synthase, with protein sequence MPRYFLTVEYDGTPYVGWQRQDNGKSVQGVIEKAILDATGETVTLGGAGRTDSGVHGLGQVSHCDLSKPWKPYVLRNALNAHLQLAEERVSILEAAEVAEQYDSRFSATKRHYLYRIINRPAPLAVEANRAWWVKKHLDHEAMHAAAQRLVGHHDFTTFRSAHCQAKNPERTLEYLDVQRHGEVIEIRASAQSFLHNQIRSFAGTLKLAGEGKWTPDDVTAALEARDRTRCGPVAPPWGLYFLKVDYRDGLDLRTPDLR